DNA from Drosophila busckii strain San Diego stock center, stock number 13000-0081.31 chromosome 2R, ASM1175060v1, whole genome shotgun sequence:
atagtatatatatataagtagcTACAAAGCttgctgttttaatttaattatatatcgaaaatgtatttgttcttgttttgttgtttttttttttaatttttatttattttttgttgttgtttctttatatttattaattttaaatttaaatataatttaataagaagaatttgttgtttgattttacattatttataatatatatatatatgttgtatttataatatattttatttctggttgttgttgttgttgttgctgtgaaaGTGTAGTGTGTGTaggtgtaggtgtgtgtgtatgtgtggatAGTATgatgtttatataaacattgcatcaattgcaaaaactcgcaaatatttaatctttttttattttcatttatttttgcaaccTGAATACgacaattgttgtttatatttatttaaaacaatttatttttcttttaattttaaactgtttGCCAATTGGGTTAACGCTGCCGCCAGTGGGCGCTGCGCACGTTTctgtgttgttattgctgctgctgctgatactACTGCACAATAGATGGCGCCAGCATTGGCGCTAACCACGCGGCACATTCAAACTTCTCATATTATCTGtcctgttgctattgctgtagtgtagtgtagactgtgtgtatgttgtgtagtgttgttgctgttatgccTGTATTTAAGTGTAatagtttaattttcattacttATAACTTGCTttactttgttgtttgttttgttttgtttaaacgGTGACTTCTTtaagttttgctgcttgttgttggtttttcatgctttgctttgtttttcttgcattaaaattaagtgtgttgtgtgttttttacttttgcttttttcataattttttgttttttgcgtcatgtaattttttctgggttttctttctttttttatctTCATTTTACTcattttttagctttgtttaaattttcttttcttccACTCGCTGCTCTCTTATTACTTCGTTTAAGtgtaaagttttcattttttttaagtttcttaaatgtttttgttttttatttttcttcttcttaatgttgtttttttgcttaactctttgttgtttttttaagaTCTTTTACTGGGGTCCATAGCAACAGCGTGGCGCGATGTTATTGCGCACAGCTACAGTCTTCGTCAACATcttaaaaaaatagaaaggcttaaaaagaaataatttaacgCTTCACTTCGATGTCATCATAGTCACGAATTCTGGAAAAGAAGAGAAGTAAGGTATTAATTAGTAAAGCAATTAGCaagtattttgaaaaaaaaaaatataactgaTCGCGATAGCCAGCCGCAGAGTTATCGATAACTGATAATGCTAAAATGCCACGCTAAACTTCTTTGACTATAGTAATTCAATtatgttttaaacaaaataaggcTAAAGTACCTCAAAAATTCCACAATGTCTGGACTGGAAAAATTTATGAAGTGCGCCAGTTTATAagttcataaaaaaataataaacagcacaaaataaaaacaagccaaTTTGCGTGTATTTTAAATACGCTTAATGCagcaatattataataaaatgcactTGTAGCTGTTACTTTAACATTagcataatataaaaatgtcaaaatgcaGCGAGTTGAGCGCACTGAATAATGGAAGCTGGGCGTGTACCTCACATattgttaaatgaaattggCCATTCTCGCTGATAAAAGATGCGCATCAACGCTGCAATCAGTGAGTGTGTGGGCTacttttattaacaaatacacatacacacatcagtgtgtgtgtgtgtgagaaattGGCAACGTTGTCTCGCGTAGCGTTGGCCGCTATATGTTTGGATGAtatggctgctgcttcctCAAAGTGACTGTGGCGGGGTTGGGTTGAGATTGTGTCCCCGATTTATCAGGTGTTTGCAtgcagctgctaaaaatagCCCAAGTGACAGTCGGACAGTCGAACAGTCTGCCCGCCTGCGCTGGCTAGAGTCTATCCAACTGAGTTTGGCTGCATCCGCATTTACGTTgcccgttgttgttgttagatTGATTGCAACTGGGCGGGGCGGGACGGAGCTGGGGGCGCTGCTTGGtggtttgttattatttgtggTCGTAGCgcatttcttaaatatttgtagcatgTGAACAACACACACGTCACATTGTCAGCTGAAGCAGCTCGCAAATTGATTGGGGGAGTAGTGGGAGTGGCAATTAACAAACTATCCTCAATACTTTTCACTATGctcatttcaattgctgctcaaTTTCCTATTCGAATTTAACTCTTAACTCTATCGCGCGTTTCAATCTTACAaactgtttaaaaataaaacgttaTGCGTGTTGGTAGCAAAGTTCAGAGGTCACGCCTTTcatgcaatttatgcaaatgtgccTTGGCCTGGgccaactattttatttttgtgtctGCCAAAcccaaaaattcaaaaaacttTATTCCTTTTGTATTTGGGCTGGGCCTTGACATTTCGTTTCTCgcgttttcttcttctttatcGTATGTAAATGCAACGCACCCTTTTCTGATCAAATTTCTTAATGGCCGTAGTTCGTAATAAccaaatactttttttttaggttgggttgcaattaaaacaaaattaaaacatcTATGGGGGTCGCCCTTTTGTATTTCAGTGCGAAAAACTTTTTGTGGTTTTGTATAATTTCAGGTAAAACCTACGCTCACCCCTCTGCCTCACCCTAACGTGTTTTTGAGGTTTTGCGGATCTGCTGTTTATCTTTCGTcgttttgtttacattcgcaatttaaaaatgtgcgtgtgtgtgtgtgtgtgagattaTTTCACCGCGCTAATgctgaatttgtttttctttgtatttttgccttaacattttatttgatttttaattctttttcgCTCTTATTctgacaacatttttatatttggcaCTGAGCCAAAGTAAGTCTCATGCATATCTATATCTATTGTCTGAGCTATATAATTTTCACATGCAAATGAGCGGAGCCCACATACTATACCGGACCCCAGACCGAACACCGACCCAATCTCCCAACCCCAACCCGCTTGAACGCTTTACCAACAAAAAGACAACAATAAAGACTTTGGTTAATTGGCAAtaagcaaatggcaacaacgcgcatttatttatgttatgctcatacacacacacacacatatatactatatgcatgtgtgtgtgtgtgttgccttgCAACCTTCCGAGGTGTCGGTCAATGCTTCAACAATTGcctgttttatattatttataatatatttatttatttctagaGATTGCAcaatacttttatttgtttttaattattagcgTGCTTTGgtatgcaaacaaaaaggCATAAAAGTCAGCACAGGAAGTGAAAAGCCAAGcgctaaacaatttatagcaattagcTTTTGAGAGATAAACAGCATGTAAAAGAGATTAAAGTGCTTGGGGTGATAAGATTCAATTGAAAGTgtagcataataaatattagttgCTGGTTAGTTAACAAAAACTGAACTACCGTTATCTTAGCCCATAATCATTTGCGCTATGATATTTATTGCCTGGTATTTTTCATTCGAAAATCCCATCCcagctataattttatattgtttctTATGTTTTGTTCATAAATTGCCGGTGATTAATCTATTTGATCCCACACTACAGCActgaaatttgttgttgtgtgtgtgttttgtctatttgcattgtttgttgttgctgtttagaACAATCAAAGCAATGGGCATGAAAGATATTAGCACCTTGattctaatttgttttttttttttttgctattgttggtGCTCAAGATTTTTGGTTGCTTCTCTATTTtgctcaattgaaaattaaattttcaagcaattaaaaacatttcgaGAAACACAAAGCGAATTAGCGAAATTGTTTACACGTAGTGTAGTACGAGACTAGCTGCTAAACtaacaaattgattaaaatgtaGCAGCATACCCCACACATTTGACTGCAGGGTATATGACCAAAGCTCATAAAATGAGCAGCCAAATGTTTTCGGGGCACTGTAAATTACTATATAAACTAACGTGGCTAACGCGCACGCATTTAAGGCAGCTAAGTGAATCAGTTTATATAAGATATCATGAGAATAAAATCAACTCAACGTAACACGAATGACAAAACAAGTGCCAATTGTGACACATACTGTGAACGTGAGTGAGCGAGTCgagtctgtccgtctgtatgtttgtctgtgtgtgtgattcaATCGGCAGCTATGCCAAGCTGTTCTAGTCTAGCATACATAACCCGAAAACAAAGTCAATTGCAAACATGCAATTACCAAAGCTAACAACTGTTGTGAGAATATCCAATTAGTGTTGGCAAGACACGCGACAAAAACAGAAACTAAATAAGCTCCGAGACTGGCTATTTTCTCTcagttggctggctggttggttgcACTTACCTTCGTAATTGACCTGACCATCACCATCGATATCAGCCTCACGGATCATCTCATCGACCTCCTCGTCTGTTAATTTTTCGCCCAAATTTGTCATCACATGACGCAATTCGGCCGCTGAGATGAAGCCGTTGCCATCCTTATCGAACACTCTGAAGGCTTCCCGGATCTCTTCTTCGCTATCGGTGTCCTTCATTTTGCGTGCCATCATGGTAAGGAATTCTGGGAAATCAATTGTACCGTTgcctgcaaagcaaatacaaaatgagcttattaataattcatacgcatataatataaaatataaattcatgtttcaattgcagcagctatAGCTCGCAAGCATAAATCACATTTTATTGCCatcaaaaatgttattaaaaattcaattcaaaacaCATGCGGCACGTTCTCAGTCTCTGCCACACAGAGCTCATAAAAGCAGCCGCTAAAAAGTCACTCGTAAATTTCCTGAGCTCATCATTAAGCAGTTAGGCCTTCAACAATTTCGGGCAAagcatttttcattattatgtTAGATAGAGCCCTCGAGAGAGACCACGCCCACATAGCCGCTGTCTGTCTACCTGAAATCCCTTTggcacacacgtacacacacgtgtgcgtttttttttttgctgggcATAATCAAGCagcttttcatatttgtttaagctgctgc
Protein-coding regions in this window:
- the LOC108596696 gene encoding calmodulin; the encoded protein is MADQLTEEQIAEFKEAFSLFDKDGDGTITTKELGTVMRSLGQNPTEAELQDMINEVDADGNGTIDFPEFLTMMARKMKDTDSEEEIREAFRVFDKDGNGFISAAELRHVMTNLGEKLTDEEVDEMIREADIDGDGQVNYEEFVTMMTSK